From the Arthrobacter sp. PM3 genome, one window contains:
- a CDS encoding GAF domain-containing protein, with product MTQVTPEGSGQDPHAAFWDVHFNDPAVGAFLSDVVSELLDDIGGAGRGIDWGITLLRSGETITLAAGSVPSRAADEAQRVFDDGPARAAVRSGEFVLVGDTSLERRWPGYASAVAAEGARSILTVPLLPADVFRAAVSLYAARPQVFTSADIMAAVRLAHQVSRALLLVQEAALTYGAAADLSSVQLSRVLAGLALRTLVRDYGFSEGEALDYLRSAAAGPAREPSGGAVRVLVPGPGQDESLPVPYVAAPHAEPPVRRRRRKVESPA from the coding sequence ATGACCCAGGTAACGCCGGAAGGAAGCGGGCAGGATCCCCATGCCGCCTTCTGGGATGTGCATTTCAACGACCCCGCCGTCGGTGCGTTTCTCAGCGACGTCGTGAGTGAACTCCTTGACGACATCGGCGGGGCCGGCCGCGGGATCGACTGGGGGATTACACTTCTGCGGTCCGGGGAAACCATCACGCTCGCCGCCGGCAGCGTACCGTCGCGTGCAGCGGACGAAGCCCAGCGTGTCTTCGATGACGGCCCCGCCCGCGCCGCCGTGCGCAGCGGGGAGTTTGTCCTCGTGGGTGATACCTCCCTGGAGCGCCGCTGGCCCGGATACGCCAGTGCCGTCGCTGCCGAGGGAGCCCGATCGATCCTGACCGTGCCCCTGTTGCCCGCCGACGTGTTTCGTGCCGCGGTGAGCCTCTATGCGGCGCGGCCGCAGGTCTTCACCAGCGCGGACATCATGGCAGCGGTGCGGCTGGCCCACCAAGTGTCCCGTGCGTTGCTCCTGGTCCAGGAAGCGGCCCTCACGTACGGGGCGGCTGCCGATCTGTCCTCGGTCCAGCTCTCCCGGGTGCTGGCCGGCCTGGCACTGAGGACACTGGTGCGCGACTACGGCTTCAGCGAAGGCGAAGCCCTTGACTATCTCCGGAGCGCGGCGGCCGGTCCCGCCCGGGAACCGTCCGGCGGCGCGGTCCGTGTGCTGGTTCCCGGCCCGGGCCAGGACGAATCCCTGCCCGTTCCCTACGTCGCTGCGCCCCACGCTGAACCCCCGGTTCGCCGCAGGCGGCGAAAGGTGGAGAGCCCCGCGTAG
- a CDS encoding acetylxylan esterase → MPLVDLPLDQLRTYTSSAVEPCDFDAFWDRTIVEAREFPLDAVFVEVENHLSVIDSFDVSFSGFGGARIKGWLHLPANREPGRALPVVVQYVGYSGGRGLVQQDTKWAQAGYAHFIMDTRGQGYGGSLGETPDTHASAGEVAYAGLMTRGLSSREDYYYRRVFVDAFRAIEAAQSHPEVDAGQVLLAGLSQGGGLAIAAAGLAGGRLDGIAGTMADVPFLQDFPRAIDIAARGPYPEIAGFLARHRDRYEPALAVLNYFDGVHLGRRATAPALFSVALMDDVCPASTVFAAYNAYGTGAGGGTGAGEAGTAAPATAIEVYRFNNHEGGQEHHWVRQLHFAARLLRPAVD, encoded by the coding sequence ATGCCCCTCGTTGATCTGCCGTTGGACCAGCTCCGCACCTACACTTCGTCCGCCGTCGAACCCTGCGATTTCGATGCGTTCTGGGACCGGACCATTGTTGAAGCGAGGGAATTCCCGCTCGACGCCGTCTTTGTCGAGGTCGAGAACCATCTGAGCGTCATCGACAGCTTTGATGTGTCCTTCTCCGGCTTCGGCGGCGCCCGGATCAAGGGCTGGCTGCACCTGCCGGCAAACCGGGAGCCCGGCCGGGCATTGCCCGTGGTGGTGCAGTACGTCGGCTATTCCGGCGGCCGGGGACTGGTCCAGCAGGACACGAAATGGGCGCAGGCGGGCTACGCGCACTTCATCATGGACACCCGCGGCCAGGGCTACGGCGGCTCCCTGGGTGAGACGCCGGATACGCACGCCTCGGCAGGGGAGGTGGCCTACGCCGGGCTGATGACACGCGGTCTGTCCTCCCGGGAGGACTACTACTACCGCCGCGTGTTCGTCGACGCGTTCCGGGCCATCGAAGCCGCGCAGAGCCACCCCGAGGTGGATGCCGGGCAGGTGCTGCTGGCGGGCCTGAGCCAGGGCGGCGGCCTGGCCATCGCGGCCGCCGGGCTGGCGGGCGGGCGCCTGGACGGGATTGCGGGCACCATGGCCGACGTGCCGTTCCTGCAGGACTTTCCCCGCGCCATCGACATCGCCGCGCGCGGGCCCTACCCGGAAATTGCCGGCTTCCTGGCCCGGCACCGGGACCGCTACGAGCCCGCACTGGCGGTGCTGAACTATTTCGACGGCGTGCATCTGGGCCGGCGTGCCACGGCGCCGGCGCTGTTCTCCGTGGCGCTCATGGACGACGTCTGCCCGGCGTCCACGGTCTTTGCCGCCTACAACGCCTACGGCACGGGCGCCGGAGGGGGCACTGGCGCCGGGGAAGCCGGCACGGCAGCCCCGGCGACAGCCATTGAGGTCTACCGTTTCAACAACCATGAGGGCGGGCAGGAACACCACTGGGTCCGCCAGCTCCACTTCGCGGCCCGACTGCTGCGCCCGGCCGTCGACTAA
- the nagA gene encoding N-acetylglucosamine-6-phosphate deacetylase produces the protein MTLTPGDSAAAPAPAYVLRGALLTDGDRTGEAVVAVAGGRIAYAGPAAGYDASQTPDAEELPLPAGTSLLPGLVDLHCHGAAGGGFPAGDEQACREAVQFLHRSGTTSLLASLVTASGDDLVQSLRILRVLASEGLIAGVHAEGPFLSAARCGAQNPRWLRDPDPELLGLMLAAAGGTLRTMTYAPELPGAADLLRMLTDHGVTPSLGHTDADARLTAESLTEVADLIGGAAAGGRFGPHARPTVTHLFNGMPPLHHRSPGPAGACLRLAAAGTVVVELIGDGVHLDPETVRMVFGLAGAANIALVTDSMAATGLPDGDYGLGPSDVVVRDGVATLKSDGALAGSTATLLDVVRTTIAAGVSPVDAVLAATLVPARVLGLDNEIGALRAGMRADILAVDAGFERVAVLRGGRILAAPA, from the coding sequence ATGACCCTAACCCCCGGGGACAGCGCCGCCGCCCCCGCGCCTGCCTACGTGCTGCGGGGCGCCCTCCTCACCGACGGTGACCGGACCGGGGAAGCTGTGGTGGCGGTGGCCGGCGGCCGGATCGCCTATGCGGGGCCCGCCGCCGGCTATGACGCCTCACAAACCCCCGATGCGGAGGAGCTGCCGCTGCCGGCAGGCACATCACTTCTTCCCGGGCTGGTCGACCTGCACTGCCACGGCGCAGCCGGCGGCGGATTCCCCGCTGGAGATGAGCAGGCCTGCCGGGAGGCTGTGCAGTTCCTGCACCGGAGCGGAACCACCAGCCTGCTGGCAAGCCTGGTCACGGCCTCCGGCGACGACCTCGTGCAGTCCCTGCGCATCCTCAGAGTCCTGGCCTCCGAGGGACTGATCGCCGGCGTGCACGCCGAGGGGCCTTTCCTCTCCGCCGCCCGCTGCGGTGCGCAGAATCCGCGCTGGCTCCGGGACCCGGATCCCGAACTGCTCGGCCTCATGCTGGCCGCCGCCGGCGGGACCCTGCGGACCATGACGTACGCTCCCGAACTGCCGGGGGCCGCGGACCTGCTCCGGATGCTCACAGACCACGGCGTCACCCCGTCGCTCGGCCACACCGACGCCGATGCCCGCCTGACGGCCGAATCACTGACCGAGGTCGCGGACCTCATCGGCGGCGCTGCCGCGGGCGGCCGTTTCGGTCCGCACGCCCGGCCCACGGTGACGCATCTGTTCAACGGCATGCCGCCGCTGCACCACCGCAGTCCCGGACCGGCCGGCGCGTGCCTGCGGCTGGCGGCGGCCGGCACGGTTGTAGTCGAGCTGATCGGCGACGGCGTCCACCTGGACCCGGAGACGGTCCGGATGGTGTTCGGCCTGGCCGGAGCCGCGAACATCGCGCTGGTGACCGACTCCATGGCGGCCACCGGGCTGCCCGACGGCGACTACGGGCTCGGCCCCTCCGACGTCGTAGTGCGCGACGGCGTGGCCACCCTGAAGAGCGACGGCGCCCTTGCCGGCAGCACGGCGACCCTGCTGGACGTTGTCCGCACCACGATCGCCGCCGGCGTGAGTCCGGTCGACGCCGTCCTGGCGGCGACGCTGGTGCCGGCCCGTGTCCTGGGCCTGGACAACGAGATTGGCGCCCTCAGGGCGGGGATGCGCGCCGATATCCTGGCCGTCGATGCCGGCTTCGAGCGCGTCGCGGTCCTGCGCGGCGGCCGGATCCTGGCCGCCCCCGCCTGA
- a CDS encoding MFS transporter, producing MSGGGVPAGQDGRTTGGAVSRDTRRRVVAASFIGNFVEWFDYAVYGYLAATIAAVFFPESNPQTALLLTFALFAISFLVRPMGGFVWGHIGDRVGRKTALSLSILIMSGATFCIALIPGYSAIGIWAPVLLLLVRVVQGFSASGEYAGASAFLVEYAPANKRGLYAAVVPASTAAGLLLGSLLAGLLTILLSSEAMHSWGWRLPFLLAAPMGLIGRYIRTKLEDTPVFREMAQEEHAVKAPVSSLFRNHWRLLLKAVGAVLLNAVGFYVILSYMPTYLSAELGLGAAESFLATTIALVTYIGFIFLTGMLSDRYGRKKVLISASLSFMVLTVPAFALLDTGNFLVIVLVQILLGGMLTLNDGTLPSFLAEMFPTRVRYSGFAVSFNLSNALFGGTAPFMATLLIAATANDLAPAWYLAGAAAVSLVAVVLSRETSREPLSHD from the coding sequence GTGAGCGGCGGCGGGGTTCCGGCCGGCCAGGATGGACGCACTACCGGCGGCGCCGTCAGCCGGGACACCCGACGCCGGGTGGTCGCCGCCAGCTTCATCGGCAACTTCGTCGAATGGTTTGACTACGCCGTCTACGGGTACCTTGCCGCTACCATCGCCGCGGTCTTCTTCCCCGAATCCAACCCGCAGACCGCGCTTTTGCTGACATTCGCCCTGTTCGCCATCTCGTTCCTGGTGCGGCCGATGGGCGGTTTCGTCTGGGGACACATCGGCGACCGGGTCGGGCGCAAGACCGCCCTGTCCCTGTCGATCCTGATCATGTCCGGGGCGACGTTCTGCATCGCCCTCATTCCCGGCTACAGCGCCATCGGCATCTGGGCGCCGGTCCTGCTCCTGCTGGTGCGCGTGGTCCAGGGTTTCTCCGCCTCGGGCGAATACGCCGGCGCCTCCGCCTTCCTGGTCGAGTACGCCCCGGCTAACAAGCGCGGCCTCTACGCCGCGGTGGTTCCGGCCAGCACCGCTGCAGGCCTGCTGCTCGGCTCCCTGCTCGCCGGCCTGCTGACCATCCTGCTCAGCTCCGAGGCGATGCACAGCTGGGGCTGGCGGCTGCCGTTCCTCCTGGCCGCCCCGATGGGCCTGATCGGACGGTACATCCGCACCAAGCTCGAGGACACCCCGGTGTTCCGCGAAATGGCACAGGAAGAGCACGCCGTCAAGGCGCCGGTATCCAGCCTGTTCCGCAACCACTGGAGGCTGCTGCTGAAGGCCGTCGGAGCCGTGCTGCTCAACGCCGTCGGTTTCTACGTGATCCTCAGCTACATGCCCACGTACCTGTCCGCGGAACTGGGCCTCGGCGCGGCTGAATCCTTCCTCGCCACCACCATCGCGCTGGTGACGTACATCGGGTTCATCTTCCTAACCGGAATGCTCTCGGACCGCTACGGCCGCAAGAAGGTCCTCATCTCAGCATCCCTGAGCTTCATGGTCCTGACCGTGCCCGCCTTCGCCCTGCTGGACACCGGGAACTTCCTCGTGATCGTTCTGGTCCAGATCCTGCTGGGCGGCATGCTCACGCTCAACGACGGCACGCTCCCGAGCTTCCTTGCCGAAATGTTCCCCACCCGCGTCCGCTACAGCGGCTTCGCCGTCAGCTTCAATCTCTCCAACGCGCTCTTCGGCGGCACGGCGCCCTTCATGGCGACCCTCCTGATCGCCGCCACGGCCAACGACCTCGCCCCGGCCTGGTACCTGGCCGGCGCCGCCGCCGTCTCCCTGGTCGCCGTCGTGCTCTCCCGCGAAACCAGCCGGGAACCGCTGAGTCACGACTAA
- a CDS encoding aminopeptidase P family protein yields MTITTSDNASSVAELERLKVLNNGQKVSLTFSDAEFERRLAGLRRIMAEKDLDAVVLTSYHSIKYYSDFLFTYFGRSYGMVVTKDDTVTITANIDAGMPWRRSYGDNLVYTDWRRDNYIHAIQETLRTRGINPRRLGVEDDSLPLDNRNKIQAAFPSATLVDVAQAAMRQRMIKSAEEIEVIKHGARIGDLGGEAIRNAITAGITEYEVALIGTEAMVHEIARTFPDSEIRDTWVWFQSGINTDGAHNWATTRKIQEHDILSLNCFPMTSGYYTALERTLFYGEPDARSLELWNINVEVHKRGLELIKPGAVCKDIAAELNEIYVSHGLLANRTFGYGHSFGVLSHYYGREAGLELREDIDTVLEPGMVVSMEPMITVLDGQPGAGGYREHDILVVGEDGAENITKFPFGPEYNIVGA; encoded by the coding sequence ATGACCATCACCACTTCTGACAACGCTTCCTCCGTCGCCGAACTGGAGCGCCTCAAGGTCCTCAACAACGGCCAGAAGGTCAGCCTGACCTTCTCCGACGCCGAATTTGAGCGCCGGCTCGCCGGGCTGCGCCGGATCATGGCAGAGAAGGACCTGGACGCCGTCGTCCTGACCAGCTACCACTCCATCAAGTACTACTCCGACTTCCTGTTCACCTACTTCGGCCGTTCCTACGGCATGGTGGTCACCAAGGACGACACCGTCACCATCACCGCCAACATCGACGCCGGCATGCCCTGGCGCCGCAGCTACGGCGACAACCTGGTGTACACCGACTGGCGCCGCGACAACTACATCCACGCCATCCAGGAGACCCTGCGCACCCGCGGCATCAACCCGCGCCGGCTCGGCGTCGAAGACGATTCGCTGCCGCTGGACAACCGGAACAAGATCCAGGCGGCCTTCCCCTCCGCCACGCTCGTGGACGTGGCCCAGGCGGCCATGCGCCAGCGGATGATCAAGTCTGCCGAGGAAATCGAAGTCATCAAGCACGGCGCCCGGATCGGCGACCTCGGCGGCGAGGCCATCCGCAACGCCATCACCGCCGGCATCACCGAATACGAGGTCGCCCTGATCGGCACCGAGGCCATGGTGCACGAGATCGCCCGGACCTTCCCGGACTCGGAAATCCGTGACACGTGGGTCTGGTTCCAGTCCGGCATCAACACCGACGGCGCCCACAACTGGGCCACCACGCGGAAAATCCAGGAACACGACATCCTGTCCCTGAACTGCTTCCCGATGACCTCCGGCTACTACACCGCCCTGGAACGCACCCTGTTCTACGGCGAACCGGACGCCCGCTCCCTCGAGCTGTGGAACATCAACGTGGAGGTCCACAAGCGCGGCCTGGAACTCATCAAGCCGGGAGCGGTCTGCAAGGACATCGCCGCCGAGCTGAACGAGATCTACGTCAGCCACGGACTGCTCGCCAACCGGACCTTCGGCTACGGGCACTCCTTCGGCGTCCTGAGCCACTACTACGGCCGGGAAGCCGGGCTGGAACTCCGCGAGGACATCGACACCGTGCTGGAGCCGGGCATGGTGGTCTCCATGGAGCCCATGATCACGGTCCTGGACGGCCAGCCCGGCGCCGGCGGCTACCGCGAGCACGACATCCTGGTGGTCGGTGAGGACGGCGCCGAGAACATCACCAAGTTCCCGTTCGGCCCGGAATACAACATCGTGGGCGCCTAA
- a CDS encoding IclR family transcriptional regulator, with the protein MTPAESPETTGNGDTKGASVIVNAIAVLRTFSADEPLLGVTEIANRVGLHKSTVSRILATFEQENLVERDPETRRFRLGLGLIAVAGPLLAELEERRVAYPVLRELAEQTGETSALMVWNGGESMCVEQIASHHQIKHSTPLGARYTDAMSASVQVFLSAQPAERVQALLRSGAISYPGLDDAGLEGYQVKLTDVAARGWAINYGESSIDEVGVAAPVYDHRGDIAAAVLISAPRFRVSRERLQSLGEACAAAAYKVTTRLGGRAVPGKD; encoded by the coding sequence ATGACCCCAGCAGAATCTCCCGAGACCACCGGAAACGGCGACACCAAGGGCGCCTCGGTGATCGTCAACGCCATCGCAGTGCTGCGAACGTTCAGCGCCGACGAGCCGCTGCTCGGGGTCACCGAGATCGCGAACCGGGTGGGCCTGCACAAGAGCACCGTGTCGCGGATCCTGGCCACCTTCGAACAGGAAAACCTGGTGGAACGGGACCCGGAAACGCGCCGCTTCCGGCTGGGGCTCGGGCTGATCGCCGTCGCCGGGCCGCTGCTGGCCGAACTCGAGGAACGGCGGGTGGCCTACCCGGTGCTGCGCGAACTCGCCGAACAGACCGGCGAAACGAGCGCCCTCATGGTGTGGAACGGCGGCGAGTCGATGTGCGTGGAGCAGATCGCCAGCCACCACCAGATCAAGCACAGCACCCCGCTGGGCGCCCGGTACACGGACGCCATGAGCGCCTCCGTGCAGGTCTTCCTTTCCGCCCAGCCTGCCGAACGGGTCCAGGCACTCCTGCGCAGCGGAGCGATCAGCTATCCGGGACTCGACGATGCCGGCCTGGAGGGATACCAGGTAAAGCTCACCGATGTGGCGGCCCGCGGCTGGGCCATCAACTACGGTGAATCCTCGATCGACGAAGTGGGCGTCGCCGCCCCCGTCTACGACCACCGCGGCGACATCGCGGCCGCGGTCCTGATCTCGGCCCCCCGGTTCCGCGTCTCGCGGGAACGGCTGCAGAGCCTGGGCGAAGCCTGCGCCGCGGCGGCGTACAAGGTCACCACACGCCTGGGCGGGCGCGCCGTCCCGGGCAAGGACTGA
- a CDS encoding PucR family transcriptional regulator, giving the protein MSIHLEDALKHPTLAAADPIIRAGARAAARAQLRWIHSSEIIDIAPLLAGGELLLTGGEALALASDERRISYIRQLAERGVAAVAVETGAALPSLPSSMVAAAEAAGLPLIELRGVVPFVGVTQAINSMLVSDSVSQLRRADEASHAMAVELAHGGGLDRILAVLAGITHAEVTLTSVAGVTLGSAAPGNAGAADAGSALGPEEQARLIRIDVPIRGILAAQLLLRVPVEEDENLARTAGNRSVDILALALLQRMSPGLKEVAGAALLRAVDSGSQAWRLQQLASAAGIPPGNPIVAVIVRADMLQQLRTPVEQLLSRGAQPSATYVDNAELLALAVLPAEGSRESRHALLAGLRALPALADALVAVGPPAAGIPEAPWSLSEARLTLDLADAPGYAPADSAGRHGSVIDAEVFAVERLAVGSLDAGQRRNFVRQQLGALLDHDAQRSSRLLGTLAAWLDSGCNTAQAARELHVERQSMHQRLQRIFDLCGGDPRGTGRLAALHLATRLARLSDG; this is encoded by the coding sequence ATGTCCATTCATCTTGAGGACGCCTTGAAGCATCCGACCCTGGCGGCCGCCGATCCCATCATCCGGGCCGGAGCCCGGGCCGCCGCACGCGCGCAGCTGCGGTGGATCCACTCCAGCGAGATCATCGACATCGCTCCCCTGCTGGCCGGCGGGGAGCTCTTGCTGACCGGCGGGGAAGCCCTCGCCCTCGCCTCGGACGAGCGCCGGATCAGTTACATCCGCCAGCTGGCAGAGCGGGGCGTGGCCGCTGTCGCCGTCGAAACCGGGGCGGCACTGCCGTCGCTTCCGTCCTCCATGGTGGCGGCCGCCGAGGCCGCGGGGCTGCCGCTGATCGAACTGCGCGGCGTGGTCCCGTTCGTCGGCGTGACACAAGCCATCAACTCGATGCTGGTCAGCGATTCGGTGTCGCAGTTGCGGCGGGCCGACGAGGCCAGCCACGCGATGGCCGTCGAGCTGGCGCACGGCGGCGGGCTGGACCGGATCCTGGCCGTGCTGGCCGGCATCACCCATGCTGAGGTGACGCTAACGTCGGTGGCAGGCGTGACTCTGGGCAGCGCAGCCCCGGGGAATGCCGGGGCGGCGGACGCCGGTTCAGCCTTGGGACCCGAGGAGCAGGCGCGGCTGATCCGCATCGACGTACCGATCCGCGGCATCCTTGCGGCGCAGCTATTGCTCCGGGTGCCGGTGGAGGAAGACGAAAACCTGGCCCGCACGGCCGGAAACCGCTCGGTGGACATCCTGGCGCTGGCCCTGCTGCAGCGGATGTCGCCCGGTCTGAAGGAAGTTGCCGGCGCGGCCCTGCTGCGCGCGGTTGATTCCGGCAGCCAGGCCTGGCGGCTCCAGCAGCTGGCGTCCGCCGCCGGGATTCCGCCGGGGAATCCGATCGTGGCCGTCATTGTCCGGGCCGACATGCTCCAGCAACTCCGGACACCCGTGGAGCAGCTCCTGTCCCGGGGGGCGCAGCCCAGTGCCACCTATGTGGACAACGCCGAGCTGCTCGCGTTGGCTGTCCTTCCCGCCGAGGGCTCCCGCGAAAGCCGGCACGCGCTCCTGGCCGGATTGCGGGCGCTTCCGGCCCTGGCGGACGCGCTGGTTGCCGTCGGCCCGCCGGCGGCCGGCATCCCGGAGGCGCCATGGTCCCTGTCCGAGGCCAGGCTCACCCTGGATCTGGCGGACGCGCCGGGATACGCGCCGGCGGACTCCGCCGGCCGGCACGGTTCGGTGATCGATGCCGAGGTGTTCGCCGTCGAACGCCTCGCCGTCGGAAGCCTCGACGCCGGGCAGCGGCGCAACTTCGTGCGCCAGCAGCTGGGCGCCCTCCTGGACCATGATGCGCAACGCAGTTCCCGGCTGCTCGGCACCCTGGCGGCATGGCTGGATTCCGGCTGCAACACCGCCCAGGCGGCCAGGGAGCTGCATGTGGAGCGGCAGTCGATGCATCAGCGGCTGCAGCGGATTTTCGACCTGTGCGGGGGCGATCCCCGGGGCACAGGCAGGCTGGCGGCGCTGCACCTGGCGACCCGGCTGGCGCGGCTCAGTGACGGTTAG
- a CDS encoding cytosine permease, with protein MRQQSSAAPAGTAPEAGEDHEAWLQPIPESQRTRKVSGQFWIWAGANLAPINWVLGALGIQLGLGFADTVTVLVLGNLIGMLLFGCFVLLGQKTGATGMVLARAAFGRRGNYLPAAIQALLVIGWCAVNTWIILDLVMALFGTLGWVDPEAKNYAWKIGIATFIMGVQVAIAWFGYKAIAAFEKWTVPPTILILTVMSAVAWFGMKINWTYAGPAGHILEGSERIAAMSAVMTAIGIGWGITWFTYAADYSRFVSTSVPKRKVYLASVLGQFIPVVWLGILGASLATNTGEIDPGKLIVQNFGALALPVLLMVLHGPIATNILNIYTFSVATQALDISISRRKLNLFVGVFSLAAVIFFIFQEDFASVLDAWLIGLVAWVAAWGGVMLVHYFWIEKRWPADTARLFDAVGTKRLPGLNPAGIASLLIGIFATWLFMYGLIPVMQGPIAVALGGWDLSWLAGGLCSAAAYAVLGPRFHRKFLDVVPATVRVTDTALPVADAPVPSTAPSTL; from the coding sequence ATGCGTCAACAATCCTCAGCGGCCCCAGCCGGCACCGCGCCGGAGGCCGGCGAAGACCACGAAGCGTGGCTCCAGCCCATCCCCGAATCCCAGCGGACCCGCAAAGTCTCCGGGCAGTTCTGGATCTGGGCCGGCGCCAACCTCGCCCCGATCAACTGGGTGCTCGGCGCGCTCGGCATCCAGCTCGGCCTGGGATTCGCGGACACGGTGACGGTCCTGGTCCTTGGAAACCTGATCGGGATGCTGCTCTTCGGCTGCTTCGTCCTGCTGGGCCAGAAGACCGGGGCGACCGGCATGGTGCTGGCCCGGGCCGCCTTCGGCCGGCGCGGAAACTACCTGCCGGCGGCCATCCAGGCGCTGCTGGTGATCGGCTGGTGCGCGGTCAACACCTGGATCATCCTGGACCTGGTCATGGCCCTCTTCGGAACGCTGGGCTGGGTTGATCCGGAGGCCAAGAACTACGCCTGGAAAATTGGCATCGCCACCTTCATCATGGGTGTACAGGTAGCCATCGCCTGGTTCGGCTACAAGGCGATTGCGGCGTTCGAAAAGTGGACCGTCCCGCCCACCATCCTCATCCTCACCGTGATGTCCGCCGTGGCATGGTTCGGCATGAAGATCAACTGGACCTACGCCGGCCCGGCCGGCCACATCCTGGAGGGCTCGGAACGCATCGCCGCGATGAGCGCCGTCATGACCGCTATCGGTATCGGCTGGGGCATCACGTGGTTCACCTACGCCGCCGACTACTCCCGCTTCGTCAGCACCTCCGTGCCCAAGCGCAAGGTGTACCTCGCCTCGGTGCTGGGCCAGTTCATCCCCGTCGTCTGGCTGGGCATTCTGGGGGCAAGCCTGGCCACCAACACCGGTGAAATCGACCCCGGAAAACTTATCGTCCAGAACTTCGGCGCCCTGGCCCTTCCGGTGCTGCTGATGGTCCTGCACGGGCCGATCGCCACCAACATCCTGAACATCTACACTTTCTCCGTCGCCACCCAGGCACTGGACATCTCCATCAGCCGGCGCAAGCTGAACCTGTTCGTCGGCGTCTTCTCCCTGGCCGCGGTGATCTTCTTCATCTTCCAGGAGGACTTCGCCTCCGTGCTGGATGCGTGGCTGATCGGCCTGGTCGCCTGGGTGGCCGCCTGGGGCGGCGTCATGCTGGTCCACTACTTCTGGATCGAAAAGCGCTGGCCCGCGGACACCGCCCGGCTCTTCGACGCCGTCGGCACCAAGCGCCTGCCCGGCCTGAACCCGGCCGGCATTGCCTCCCTGCTCATCGGCATCTTCGCCACCTGGCTGTTCATGTACGGCCTCATCCCTGTCATGCAGGGACCCATCGCCGTCGCGCTCGGCGGCTGGGATTTGTCCTGGCTCGCCGGGGGACTGTGCAGCGCGGCCGCCTACGCCGTCCTCGGGCCGCGGTTCCACCGCAAGTTCCTCGACGTCGTGCCGGCCACTGTGAGGGTCACGGACACAGCCCTCCCCGTGGCCGACGCGCCGGTCCCGTCCACCGCCCCCTCCACTCTTTAG
- a CDS encoding polysaccharide deacetylase: MNFPAFADTAHPITWPDGHRAAASFTFDVDAESCTIAHDPQSTRRMSLMTHQSYGPKVAVPRLLQILARQDIQATFFVPGFTAECYPDAVRRIADAGHEIAHHGYLHEPMQGIDAATEARYLDRGLEALAKAAGVRPTGYRAPWWELNWHSASLLADRGFLYDSSLLDGDAPYRFSVAESDPRDLVEIPVDWALDDWEQYAFYPGVTGSGVIESPAKVLEMWTLEAEAHHAAGSCFVLTNHPFISGRPSKAVALERLIERVKSMEGMWVTTMENIAQHTRDSVREVHSHARIDVPQFPDTGARFTPAAIRQSEVLGTPLR; this comes from the coding sequence GTGAACTTCCCCGCATTCGCTGACACCGCCCACCCCATCACCTGGCCAGACGGCCACCGTGCCGCCGCATCCTTCACCTTCGACGTCGACGCCGAATCCTGCACGATCGCCCATGACCCGCAGAGCACCCGGCGCATGTCGCTCATGACGCACCAGTCCTACGGGCCCAAAGTGGCCGTCCCGCGGCTCCTGCAGATCCTGGCGCGCCAGGACATCCAGGCGACATTCTTTGTCCCCGGCTTCACCGCCGAGTGCTACCCGGACGCGGTGCGCCGGATCGCGGACGCCGGCCACGAGATCGCGCACCACGGCTACCTGCACGAACCGATGCAGGGCATCGACGCCGCCACGGAGGCGCGGTACCTGGACCGGGGGCTGGAGGCACTGGCCAAGGCGGCAGGCGTCCGGCCGACGGGCTACCGGGCACCCTGGTGGGAGCTCAACTGGCATTCCGCCTCGCTCCTCGCCGACCGCGGCTTCCTGTATGACTCCAGCCTGCTCGACGGCGACGCCCCTTACCGCTTCAGTGTCGCCGAGTCGGACCCGCGGGACCTCGTGGAGATCCCGGTCGACTGGGCCCTGGATGACTGGGAGCAGTACGCCTTCTACCCCGGCGTCACCGGCAGCGGCGTGATTGAAAGCCCCGCCAAGGTCCTGGAAATGTGGACGCTGGAGGCCGAGGCACACCATGCGGCCGGAAGCTGCTTTGTCCTGACCAACCACCCGTTCATTTCCGGCCGGCCTTCCAAGGCCGTGGCCCTGGAACGGCTGATCGAGCGGGTCAAGTCCATGGAGGGCATGTGGGTCACCACCATGGAGAATATTGCGCAGCACACCCGCGATTCCGTCCGGGAAGTCCACAGCCACGCGCGGATTGACGTGCCGCAGTTCCCGGACACGGGCGCCCGGTTCACCCCGGCGGCGATCCGGCAGTCCGAGGTACTCGGGACACCGCTCCGCTGA